One Nocardia huaxiensis genomic window, AACGTTGACCGCGGTGCAACGACATACCGCACAGTTGCATCCGTTCTCCCTGTCCGAGTTCAGCCGGATCCTGTTCGAGGCCAGCGGGACTCCGGTCCGGATCGCCTCCAGCACCACATTGCCGCCGTCGGTCGCGGGCCGGTGGGTGCGGACCGACGGCGGAGACCTCATCGAGTACGACGCGGCGCTGCCGACGATCGCCCGCATCAATACCGTGCTGCACGAGGCCGGTCATATCCTGCACGGCCACACCGCCGTCGAGCTCCGGATGGACACCGGCCTGGCGCTGTGCTCGGTGATCGGCCCCCGGGCCCTGGCGAACTTCGCCCGCGGACGCTACCGCTCATCGTTCGATCTGGGCGTCGAACGCGAAGCCGAAGCCTTCGCCCGTCGCACCCTGCGCACCATCCTGTGGAGCGACGGCGGCACCAGCGAGAGCGCCAAAGTGCTGACCGCCCTTGGCTTTCCACGCACCCGGATCGAGTAGCGCATGGTGCAGTTCAGTGCCATGGTGGCGAGCCTGCTGTTCGCGGGCGTGCTGGCGGCGCTGTGGCAGCTGCCGCCGCAGGGCGCGCAGGGGCGCCGCGCGCCGATCGCCGTGCTGGGGCTGATCTGTCTCAGCTACCTGCTGATCACGCCGACCTCGGAAGCGCTGCTGGCGGCCGTGTGCGTCAACTCCGCGTACCTGCTGAGTCATCTGAGCGTATTGTCCGCACTGGCCCTGTCCACCCTGTACTGGGCGCACTATCTCGCGGCCGACCCGCCGCCGCGCCGGCGCGCACTGGCGACCCGGGTGGCGTACGGCGCCGTCGTCGTCGCCCTGGTCGGTCTGTTCGCCGCCGCGCCGCAGCAACCGCACGGGGTCGGGTACGGCCGCGAATTCGACGACAGTCCGCATATGCGGATCTACTGGGTTCTGCAGGCGGCCATGGTGATTCACGCCGTGTTCCCCCTGGCCCGCGCCGCCGCCCGCGCGTATCGGCAGGAACCGTCGTGGCGGCGCGTGCTGCTGGGCGTGCTGGCGGGGATGACCGTGGTGTTCGTCGTGTACGAGCTCTGGGTGATCGTCGTGGTCCTGGTGTGGCCCGCCATGCCGCCACCCTGGGCGCAGATCGTCACCACGGTGCTGCAGGTGGCGGTCGGCGTGCTGCTGGTCGCGGGAACCTTCGGCCCGGTCGTCTCGGGCGCGTTCCACAGCACCCGCGTCGCGCTGTCCTATCTCGAACAGCTTGCGCCCCTGCACCACTGGCTGATGCAGCGCTACCCGCACATTCGCTTCCGGACGCGCCCGAGCCTGCGCGCCGAAACGCGCGTCACCGAGATGCTGATCGAGATCAGCGACGGACTGCGGCTGCTGCAGCGCGACGAACCGGTGGTGGCGGCCTTCCACGGGCTGGATCACGACACCATCCGCGCCGTGGAGTACGACCGGACCCACCATGCCGCCTATGAATTGGCGGCGGCGGTCCTGTTCCGCTCCCGGACCGTCACTGCCGAGGTTCGGGCAGATCCGGAGGGTCGGCTGGCAGGCCCTCCTGCACACGCAGGAACTTGAGGTAGTCGATCAGCGAGGCCAGCGACTGCTTGGACAGGTCCATGGCGCGGAAGGCCAGCGCTTCGATGCCGGGCGCGGTGGCCAGGCGCAGATACTCGATCTCCTCGCGCCCGCGCTGCCAGGCTTCGTCGTCGGTGAAGAACCGGATGTCGACGTCGAAGGCGGCGGCCAGGCCGGCGGCGTGTTTGAGGGAGGGATTCTGTTTCAGGCCCGAACGCAGCTGGGAGACATAGACTGCCGAGATCGGGTATCCGAGATCGTTTGCACGACGGGCGATCTCGTCGGCGGTGTAGCGAACGCCCTGGGCGTTGGGCATCGTTCGGAACAGATACTCGAGTCGTTCGGAGAAGGCTGCTCCCTCACCCATGTCAAGCCACCACTTTCCCCTTCTCGGCTTTCGATCATGCTACAGCATCGGGGGATTCGCCTCTCCGGAGGGCTCGATCAGCGGGTTCCAATAGCAGCGTCCACCGAATTGTGACCCGACTCACACTTCGCCGGTTGAGATCGAATATGCCACAGAATCGTGATTATGCTGTGGCATATCCGCAGGGCGGTGGATGGGATGAGATAGTCAATGAAAATTGTTGGGGCACTGAGCATCAAGGGCGCAGCGGCCTGGTTGCCGGACACGACGCAGACCGCCGACGAGGCGATCGCGGCCGGACTGCTCACCGCGGAATACGCGAAACGCATTGGAATCGAAGCGGTTACCGTTGCCGAGGACACGATGGGCGCGCCGGATATGGCGGTGCTGGCGGGACGGCGAGCGATCGAGGACGCGAATATCGATCCCGCGCTCATCGGCCTGGTCACCCACTCCTGGCTGTTCTATCAGGGGCACGATCTCTGGTCGCCCGCGCACTATGTCGCGGATGGCGTCGGAGCATCGTCGGCGACCGCGTTCGGGATTCATCAGATGTCGAACGGCGGACCGACCGCGGTCCAGCTCGGCGCCATCAACCTGATGGCCGACCCCGATGCGCACTACACCCTGGCCACCAGCGGTGACCGCTTCTGCCTGCCGGCGATCAATCGGTGGGGAGTCGACAGCGATTGCGCGCTCGGTGACGGAGGCGGAGCCCTGGTGCTGGGGCGCAGCGACGGTGAGACCGACAGATTGCGACTGCTGTCGGTGGGCACCGCCACCGCACCGGAATTCGAGGGTCTGTGCCGCGGTGACGACGTCTGGTCGCCGCATCCGCTGTGGCATCGCATGCCGATCGACGGAACACGGCTGAAGACGGCGTTCTGCGCATCGATCGATGTCGAGCAATTCGTGCTCGCGGTCCGCAAGAAGCTCGTGGAATCGGTGCAGCAGGCGCTCGATCACGCGGGCATCGAGAACGGCGATCCGCGCATTCGAATCGCCGTGGTGCCGCGCATCGGACGGGGACTGCTGGAACGAGCCTTCCAGCCGGCACTGCGGGACACGGTGCGGGCCGAGATCGTGCATCTCGGCGGCAGGACCGGGCACCTGGGCGCCGGTGATCTCTTCGCGAACATCACCGACATCATCGAGCTGAACCTGCTCGAACCCGGTGAGATCGCGATCATCGCCAGCAGCGGCGGAAGTTGTTCGTGGTCATGCGTCGTGGTCCAGCAGCCCGCCGGCTGACGCTCGGGCTGCTCGCGATCGCACTGCTGGGATTCACCCTTCGATCCGTATTCGGAAGTGCCGCGGCGGTACTTCCCGAAATAATGCGCGACTACCGGCTCGGCACCGTGGCGGCAGCGCTGCTGACCACGGGACCGGTCCTGTGTTTCGGACTGTTCGGCGCACTGACGCTCCGCCTGGTCCGCCACCGGCCGGTGCCCGCCGTGCTGGCCGGTTGTCTGCTGGTCGTCGCCGCGGGCACCGCGTTGCGCGGGATACCGGCGTGGGAAGCGCTGGTGTTCGGGACATTGCTCGCCGGGGCGGGCATCGCCATGGCGAATGTCCTGGGGCCGGTGGTGATTCGGATGCTCTTCCCGCATCGGCTCGGGGTCGTGACGGGTGTGCTGACCGCACTGGTGAGCGCCAGTGCCGGGATCGCCTCCGGCGTCACGGTTCCGCTCGATCGCCACGTCCTGCACAGCTGGCGAATGACTTTGCTGGCGTGGGCCGGGCCGGCGGTGATCGCAGCCGCCGCACTGGCCGCGGTGGCCGTACTGCACTCCCGAATCCATGGCGGCGGCGGGACACCCGGAAGTGAGAGAGCGTCATGGGATACCGAGCTACGGAGATCGCCGACCGCGTGGGCGATCACCGGTTTCATGGGAATTCAATCCCTGCTGGCGTATTCGATCATCTCCTGGCTGCCGACGCTGTACCGCGAGCGCGGGATCGCGGCGGAGCAGGCGGGGCTGGTCTCGACCGCGGTGAGCGTTGCCGGCATCGGCACGGCGCTGGTCGTACCGGCGCTGGCCACGCGCCTGCGAGCGCAGAGCGGGGCGGCTCTCGCGATGGTGGCGCTGTCGGTCATCGGCTTGACCGGAGTCCTGGTCGGCGGCGCGCACGGCGCGCTGGTGTGGGCCGTGCTGCTCGGGCTGGGGCAGGGCGGGCAACTGTCGCTGGCGCTGACGCTGATCAATCTGCGTGCCGCGTCGGCGGTTCGAGCGACCGGGCTCTCGGCCATGGCGCAATCCATCGGCTATCTCATCGCGGCCGCCGGGCCGGTGCTGACCGGAGCGCTGCGCGCGGCGACCGGGTCGTGGTCGGTCCCGGTGGCCGTGCTGTTGCTCCTCATGGTCCCGCTCGCGGTGTGCGGATATATCGCCGGAAAGCCCAGAGAAGGTTCGAGAACATGGAATCCATTGCGATTGTCGGCTGCGGCGCCGCGGGGGTAGCGCTGCTGGCGAATATGTCCCGCCTCGGGTGGGGCAATACGGGCCGGATACTGCTCATCGATCCGCGGCTGCCGGGGTCGGGCATCGCCTTCGATCACGACGAGGAATACCTGCTGTGCAATACCAGCGTCGGTGTCAACAGCATCTTTCCGGACGACCCGGACCACCATTTGCGTTGGCTGCGTTCGGATCTGGTGCACGCGCCGCGATGGGGAACGGACCGGGCGGCGGTCACCGCGGATTCCTATGTTCCGCGCGGGTTGTTTCTCGCCTACCTGTCCGCGCAGTTTCGCCGCGCGCTGGATGACTGTGCGGCGCGGGGGATTCTGGTCGATCACCTGCCCGACAGCGCCCTGCGGATCACGCGCGAGGGTGGTCGCGTGGTCGTCGCCACCGATGCGGGAGACCGGTTTCCGGTCGATCGCGCGGTGGTGTGCACCGGATTGCGAACCTCCGACCAGACCACACGGCGCTGCCTGGCTTCGGCGGGAATGATGTGGCCGGCCTATCAGACGTCGCGGAACCTCGAACGGCTCGGCAAGGCGAGCCGGATCGCCGTGCTCGGCATGGGCCAGAGCGCCATCGACTCGGCACGCCTGGTGCGAGAACACAATTCCGACGGCGAGATCGTCATGCTGTCCCGCTCGGCGCGATTCCCGGCGGTGCGCTCGGAAATGGTCGAACGGCCCAGCGAGAGCCTCACCGCCGCAGCGGTTCTGGAACCCTCGGCCCGGGATCGGCCGGGCAGCGTGCAACGGTGGCGGCGACTGCTCCGTGCGGAACTGTACCGCCAGGACGGCGCGGCGCCACTGTTCCCGGCCAGGCAGACCGATCCGATCCGGCAACTGGCCGTGGATCTCGAGCATTCCCGCTCGGGTAGTCGCGCATGGCAGCGGATCGACCGTCATGCGGTCACCGTAGCCAACTCGGTGTGGTCCGCGGTGCCGCAGCCGCAGCGAGAGCCGTTGCGGCGCTGGTACATCCAGCATGTCCGCCGGTATGTCTCGGCGGTGCCGGAGACCGTCGCGCAGGAACTGCTGGCCGCCGCCGCACAGGGGGAGCTGCGCTGTGCGCGCACGCTGGGCGAGCCGGAATTCGGGGCACGCGGTGTATCGATCGACTC contains:
- a CDS encoding FAD/NAD(P)-binding protein, yielding MESIAIVGCGAAGVALLANMSRLGWGNTGRILLIDPRLPGSGIAFDHDEEYLLCNTSVGVNSIFPDDPDHHLRWLRSDLVHAPRWGTDRAAVTADSYVPRGLFLAYLSAQFRRALDDCAARGILVDHLPDSALRITREGGRVVVATDAGDRFPVDRAVVCTGLRTSDQTTRRCLASAGMMWPAYQTSRNLERLGKASRIAVLGMGQSAIDSARLVREHNSDGEIVMLSRSARFPAVRSEMVERPSESLTAAAVLEPSARDRPGSVQRWRRLLRAELYRQDGAAPLFPARQTDPIRQLAVDLEHSRSGSRAWQRIDRHAVTVANSVWSAVPQPQREPLRRWYIQHVRRYVSAVPETVAQELLAAAAQGELRCARTLGEPEFGARGVSIDSDVGAIVADVAIDATGLTAVDRISRTLTPAAVRPGDESAIHYLGPASGDALAIPNYFNAAARQAVALASSLTAQVTRN
- a CDS encoding helix-turn-helix transcriptional regulator → MGEGAAFSERLEYLFRTMPNAQGVRYTADEIARRANDLGYPISAVYVSQLRSGLKQNPSLKHAAGLAAAFDVDIRFFTDDEAWQRGREEIEYLRLATAPGIEALAFRAMDLSKQSLASLIDYLKFLRVQEGLPADPPDLPEPRQ
- a CDS encoding MFS transporter gives rise to the protein MRRGPAARRLTLGLLAIALLGFTLRSVFGSAAAVLPEIMRDYRLGTVAAALLTTGPVLCFGLFGALTLRLVRHRPVPAVLAGCLLVVAAGTALRGIPAWEALVFGTLLAGAGIAMANVLGPVVIRMLFPHRLGVVTGVLTALVSASAGIASGVTVPLDRHVLHSWRMTLLAWAGPAVIAAAALAAVAVLHSRIHGGGGTPGSERASWDTELRRSPTAWAITGFMGIQSLLAYSIISWLPTLYRERGIAAEQAGLVSTAVSVAGIGTALVVPALATRLRAQSGAALAMVALSVIGLTGVLVGGAHGALVWAVLLGLGQGGQLSLALTLINLRAASAVRATGLSAMAQSIGYLIAAAGPVLTGALRAATGSWSVPVAVLLLLMVPLAVCGYIAGKPREGSRTWNPLRLSAAAPRG
- a CDS encoding DUF6545 domain-containing protein, encoding MVQFSAMVASLLFAGVLAALWQLPPQGAQGRRAPIAVLGLICLSYLLITPTSEALLAAVCVNSAYLLSHLSVLSALALSTLYWAHYLAADPPPRRRALATRVAYGAVVVALVGLFAAAPQQPHGVGYGREFDDSPHMRIYWVLQAAMVIHAVFPLARAAARAYRQEPSWRRVLLGVLAGMTVVFVVYELWVIVVVLVWPAMPPPWAQIVTTVLQVAVGVLLVAGTFGPVVSGAFHSTRVALSYLEQLAPLHHWLMQRYPHIRFRTRPSLRAETRVTEMLIEISDGLRLLQRDEPVVAAFHGLDHDTIRAVEYDRTHHAAYELAAAVLFRSRTVTAEVRADPEGRLAGPPAHAGT
- a CDS encoding ketoacyl-ACP synthase III family protein gives rise to the protein MKIVGALSIKGAAAWLPDTTQTADEAIAAGLLTAEYAKRIGIEAVTVAEDTMGAPDMAVLAGRRAIEDANIDPALIGLVTHSWLFYQGHDLWSPAHYVADGVGASSATAFGIHQMSNGGPTAVQLGAINLMADPDAHYTLATSGDRFCLPAINRWGVDSDCALGDGGGALVLGRSDGETDRLRLLSVGTATAPEFEGLCRGDDVWSPHPLWHRMPIDGTRLKTAFCASIDVEQFVLAVRKKLVESVQQALDHAGIENGDPRIRIAVVPRIGRGLLERAFQPALRDTVRAEIVHLGGRTGHLGAGDLFANITDIIELNLLEPGEIAIIASSGGSCSWSCVVVQQPAG